Proteins encoded within one genomic window of Streptomyces sp. NBC_00523:
- a CDS encoding ABC transporter substrate-binding protein encodes MGTGFRGRIAATLAVIALAATACTGGGSSGGTGGTGGGGGGALPRNETLYTTGTQWGPPANYNPLHNWDHATGTKGLVYETLFHFDPNAGKLTPWLAESGSWTGDKTYEVKLRPGIKWSDGKPLTAKDVAYSYGIGKIEASAFHSLWSWLSGAEAVDATTVRFTFKEARYQEWDFTLYGQPVVPEHIWGKRSEKEVLDGVNDKPVGTGAYTLKSHTQDRVVWQRRDDWWGVKALSMKPAPRYIVDVSNPSNEVVIGQLGQNQLDLSNNFLPGAASLVKSKKVVSYYDEPPYMLSANTAWLVPNTTKKPMDDAAFRRALAASVDTGKIVKGVYGGLVKGADPTGLLPQWDTYIDKGLVASEGFTFDTAKAKQILADAGYKDTDGDGLVENKDGSKISLKLAVPTGWTDWMEAAKVIASSAKAAGIKVTTEFPDANALNEQRGKGNFDLVVNNERQLSSTPWTYYEYMFQLPVQKQQNTVNFGRYENEDAWKLVQQLGAVKTDDTEGMKKVISKIQDIQLKEMPVIPLWYNGLWAQSTTGTWTNWPSDAPGAPKYAPAMWRNWLEMGGFEALTQLKPAK; translated from the coding sequence ATGGGCACGGGATTCCGGGGACGGATCGCGGCCACGCTCGCCGTGATCGCACTCGCCGCCACCGCGTGCACGGGGGGCGGTTCTTCGGGCGGCACGGGCGGTACCGGCGGTGGGGGAGGCGGCGCTCTTCCCCGTAACGAGACGCTCTACACCACCGGCACCCAGTGGGGGCCGCCCGCCAACTACAACCCGCTGCACAACTGGGACCACGCCACCGGCACCAAGGGCCTCGTCTACGAGACCCTGTTCCACTTCGACCCCAACGCGGGCAAGCTCACGCCCTGGCTCGCCGAGTCCGGCAGCTGGACCGGGGACAAGACCTACGAGGTGAAGCTGCGCCCCGGCATCAAGTGGTCCGACGGCAAGCCCCTCACCGCGAAGGACGTCGCCTACTCCTACGGGATCGGGAAGATCGAGGCGTCCGCCTTCCACAGCCTGTGGAGCTGGCTCTCCGGCGCCGAGGCGGTCGACGCCACCACGGTCCGCTTCACCTTCAAGGAGGCCCGCTACCAGGAGTGGGACTTCACGCTCTACGGGCAGCCCGTCGTTCCCGAACACATCTGGGGCAAGCGTTCCGAGAAGGAGGTCCTGGACGGCGTCAACGACAAGCCCGTCGGCACCGGCGCGTACACGCTCAAGAGCCACACCCAGGACCGGGTCGTCTGGCAGCGGCGCGACGACTGGTGGGGCGTCAAGGCGCTCTCCATGAAGCCCGCGCCCCGCTACATCGTGGACGTGTCCAACCCCAGCAACGAGGTCGTCATCGGCCAGCTCGGCCAGAACCAGCTGGACCTGAGCAACAACTTCCTGCCCGGCGCCGCCTCCCTGGTCAAGAGCAAGAAGGTCGTCTCGTACTACGACGAGCCGCCCTACATGCTCTCCGCCAACACCGCCTGGCTGGTGCCCAACACCACGAAGAAGCCGATGGACGACGCGGCCTTCCGCAGGGCGCTCGCCGCGTCCGTCGACACCGGGAAGATCGTCAAGGGCGTGTACGGGGGCCTGGTCAAGGGCGCCGACCCGACCGGGCTGCTCCCGCAGTGGGACACGTACATCGACAAGGGCCTCGTCGCGAGCGAGGGCTTCACCTTCGACACCGCCAAGGCCAAGCAGATCCTCGCGGACGCCGGCTACAAGGACACCGACGGCGACGGCCTGGTGGAGAACAAGGACGGCTCGAAGATCAGCCTGAAGCTGGCTGTGCCCACCGGCTGGACCGACTGGATGGAGGCCGCGAAGGTCATCGCCTCGTCCGCCAAGGCCGCCGGAATCAAGGTCACCACCGAGTTCCCCGACGCCAACGCCCTCAACGAGCAGCGCGGCAAGGGCAACTTCGACCTCGTCGTCAACAACGAGCGCCAGCTCTCCAGCACCCCGTGGACGTACTACGAGTACATGTTCCAGCTGCCCGTCCAGAAGCAGCAGAACACCGTCAACTTCGGCCGCTACGAGAACGAGGACGCCTGGAAGCTCGTCCAGCAGCTCGGCGCGGTGAAGACCGACGACACCGAGGGCATGAAAAAGGTCATCTCGAAGATCCAGGACATCCAGCTGAAGGAGATGCCCGTCATCCCCCTCTGGTACAACGGCCTGTGGGCCCAGTCCACCACCGGCACCTGGACCAACTGGCCCTCGGACGCGCCCGGAGCGCCCAAGTACGCCCCCGCGATGTGGCGCAACTGGCTGGAGATGGGCGGCTTTGAAGCGCTTACGCAGCTGAAGCCCGCCAAGTGA
- a CDS encoding Bax inhibitor-1/YccA family protein, whose protein sequence is MRSSNPVFSRRGFSRDNGYAGFNAAPQAGAPAAGANPYAQGTAPNPYATNPYAPTGAPAPARTGAMTIDDVVTRTAMTLGTVVLGAALAWALLPVDEANLNKSYGIAIGAAIIAFVLSLVQSFKRKPVPALIIAYAAFEGVFLGVISSAVSTYIGPGVVMQAVMGTMCVFAGVLLAYKMRWIRVTRRFYGFVMAAAMGFMLLMVVNLLFAAFGGGDGLGFRSGGLGILFGVIGIILGACFLALDFKQVEDGIAYGAPREESWLAAFGLTMTLVWIYLEMLRLLSILSGDD, encoded by the coding sequence ATGAGGAGCAGCAACCCGGTCTTCTCGCGACGGGGCTTCAGCCGCGACAACGGTTACGCGGGCTTCAACGCGGCGCCGCAGGCCGGGGCCCCCGCAGCGGGTGCCAACCCGTACGCACAGGGCACCGCCCCGAACCCGTACGCGACCAACCCCTACGCCCCCACGGGCGCCCCCGCGCCGGCCCGTACCGGCGCGATGACCATCGACGACGTCGTCACGCGCACGGCGATGACGCTGGGCACGGTCGTGCTCGGTGCCGCGCTCGCCTGGGCGCTCCTGCCGGTGGACGAGGCGAACCTCAACAAGTCGTACGGCATCGCCATCGGCGCCGCGATCATCGCGTTCGTGCTGTCGCTCGTCCAGTCGTTCAAGCGCAAGCCCGTTCCCGCGCTGATCATCGCCTATGCCGCCTTCGAGGGTGTCTTCCTCGGCGTCATCTCCAGCGCGGTCAGCACGTACATCGGGCCCGGCGTCGTGATGCAGGCGGTGATGGGCACCATGTGTGTCTTCGCCGGTGTGCTGCTCGCGTACAAGATGCGCTGGATCCGCGTCACCCGCCGGTTCTACGGCTTCGTGATGGCCGCCGCCATGGGCTTCATGCTCCTGATGGTCGTCAACCTGCTGTTCGCCGCCTTCGGCGGCGGTGACGGCCTCGGCTTCCGCAGCGGTGGCCTCGGCATCCTCTTCGGCGTCATCGGCATCATCCTCGGCGCCTGCTTCCTGGCCCTCGACTTCAAGCAGGTCGAGGACGGCATCGCGTACGGCGCTCCGCGCGAGGAGTCCTGGCTGGCCGCCTTCGGCCTCACCATGACCCTGGTGTGGATCTACCTGGAGATGCTCCGCCTGCTCTCCATCCTCAGCGGCGACGACTGA
- a CDS encoding ABC transporter permease: MSTVPEPATEPAAPSAPAARPGRETLHYAVRNPKLLIGFTVVVLLLLVGIVGPPLLDNADPNEYVGPQAAPPDGTYWMGTTTFGQDVYAQFVHGLRSTFLVGVVGGAIAAAIAMLVGFLAGYRGGAVDEILNMLTNVVLVLPALAVLLIINAYLGVRSVPVQGLFIGLTSWPWAARAIRAQTFSLRTREFVDLARLSGSGTWRIIFREIAPNMSSYLFMMFILLFGGSVLIASSLDFIGLGPTEGVSLGLMLQSAQQWSALQLGMWWWFVPPGAGITAIVGALYVANVGLDEVFNPKLREA, from the coding sequence ATGAGCACCGTGCCCGAACCGGCCACCGAACCCGCCGCGCCCTCCGCGCCTGCCGCCCGGCCCGGCCGCGAGACGCTGCACTACGCCGTCCGCAACCCGAAGCTGCTCATCGGGTTCACCGTCGTCGTGCTGCTCCTGCTCGTCGGGATCGTCGGCCCCCCGCTCCTCGACAACGCCGACCCCAACGAGTACGTCGGCCCGCAGGCCGCGCCGCCGGACGGCACGTACTGGATGGGCACCACCACCTTCGGGCAGGACGTCTACGCCCAGTTCGTGCACGGGCTGCGCTCGACGTTCCTGGTCGGTGTCGTCGGCGGGGCCATCGCCGCCGCGATCGCCATGCTCGTCGGCTTCCTGGCCGGCTATCGAGGGGGTGCGGTGGACGAGATCCTCAACATGCTCACCAACGTCGTCCTGGTGCTGCCCGCGCTCGCCGTCCTGCTCATCATCAACGCGTACCTCGGGGTCCGCTCGGTGCCCGTGCAGGGGCTGTTCATCGGGCTCACCTCCTGGCCGTGGGCGGCCCGGGCCATCCGGGCGCAGACCTTCTCGCTGCGCACCCGGGAGTTCGTGGACCTGGCCCGGCTCAGCGGCAGCGGCACCTGGCGGATCATCTTCCGCGAGATCGCGCCCAACATGAGCTCGTACCTCTTCATGATGTTCATCCTGCTGTTCGGCGGCTCGGTCCTGATCGCCTCCTCGCTCGACTTCATCGGACTCGGCCCCACCGAGGGCGTCTCGCTCGGGCTGATGCTCCAGAGCGCCCAGCAGTGGAGCGCCCTCCAACTCGGCATGTGGTGGTGGTTCGTCCCGCCGGGCGCCGGGATCACCGCGATCGTCGGAGCGCTGTACGTCGCCAACGTCGGCCTCGACGAGGTCTTCAACCCCAAGCTGCGGGAGGCCTGA
- a CDS encoding ABC transporter permease: MRRYFARKLLIYALTFVVAVTVNWMIPRFMPGDPVAAMVARARVSQPEAVEAMRAYYNNLFGFDEPVWQQYLHFWSALLQGDFGLSIWVFPKPVADVLLDALPYTLGLMIPAVLLSWFVGNWAGALAARRKVLDNTVLPAGYLLTAMPYMWIAVILAWALGSKAGWFPLSGGYSLDIQPTWSFAFATDLFQHWVLPFLSLFLVALGGWAIGMRNMIIYELESDYSNYLSALGAPQRLIRRYAFRNAVLPQITGLALQLGVLVAGALVTEIVFAYPGLGSLILAAIQNQDFFLLQGAFLFIVIGVLIANFLIDIVYVVVDPRTRTGMAGGQS; encoded by the coding sequence TTGCGCCGCTACTTCGCCCGCAAACTACTCATCTACGCGCTGACCTTCGTCGTCGCCGTCACCGTCAACTGGATGATCCCGCGCTTCATGCCCGGCGACCCGGTCGCCGCCATGGTGGCCCGCGCCCGGGTCTCGCAGCCCGAGGCCGTCGAGGCCATGCGCGCCTACTACAACAACCTCTTCGGCTTCGACGAGCCCGTCTGGCAGCAGTACCTGCACTTCTGGAGCGCCCTCCTCCAGGGCGACTTCGGTCTCTCCATCTGGGTGTTCCCCAAACCCGTCGCCGACGTCCTGCTCGACGCACTCCCGTACACGCTCGGGCTGATGATTCCCGCCGTCCTGCTCAGCTGGTTCGTTGGGAACTGGGCCGGGGCGCTCGCCGCCCGGCGCAAGGTGCTCGACAACACCGTGCTCCCGGCCGGCTATCTGCTCACCGCCATGCCCTACATGTGGATCGCCGTCATCCTCGCCTGGGCGCTCGGCTCCAAGGCGGGCTGGTTCCCGCTCTCCGGCGGCTACAGCCTCGACATCCAGCCCACCTGGTCCTTCGCCTTCGCGACGGACCTGTTCCAGCACTGGGTGCTGCCGTTCCTGTCGCTCTTCCTGGTCGCACTCGGCGGCTGGGCGATCGGCATGCGCAACATGATCATCTACGAGCTGGAGTCGGACTACTCCAACTACCTCTCGGCCCTCGGCGCACCCCAGCGCCTCATCCGCCGCTACGCCTTCCGCAACGCCGTCCTGCCCCAGATCACCGGGCTCGCCCTCCAACTGGGCGTCCTGGTCGCCGGAGCGCTCGTCACGGAGATCGTCTTCGCGTACCCCGGACTCGGCTCGCTCATCCTCGCCGCGATCCAGAACCAGGACTTCTTCCTGCTCCAGGGCGCGTTCCTGTTCATCGTCATCGGCGTCCTGATCGCCAACTTCCTCATCGACATCGTGTACGTCGTGGTCGACCCCCGTACCCGTACCGGCATGGCAGGAGGCCAGTCATGA
- a CDS encoding ATP-binding cassette domain-containing protein translates to MLEGLMLTLDHVTKTYRAGAFGGGSVTAVDRVSFTAEPGEVVSLIGESGSGKSTIGRMILGLTGVSSGTLTLDGQRVRPGKDFYRRVQGVFQDPFSCYNPVFRADRVFDLVRRAYHPGVRDAEWADRVEMAVRDVRLDPAQVLGRYPHQLSGGQLQRLLIARALLLDLSFLVADEITSMLDASTRIDVLNLLAGLKERGLGVLYITHDLALGTYLAEKTVVLRRGRVVERGDTQKVFGSPLHPYTRTLLAAVPRLNQPWDPPEPVRSCAFHEGGGGATTDLYETEPDHFVACAQLPDCGRTPA, encoded by the coding sequence ATGCTGGAAGGCCTGATGCTGACCCTCGACCACGTCACCAAGACCTACCGGGCCGGGGCGTTCGGCGGCGGCTCCGTCACCGCCGTCGACCGGGTCTCCTTCACGGCCGAGCCCGGCGAGGTCGTCTCCCTCATCGGCGAGAGCGGCAGCGGCAAGTCCACCATCGGCCGCATGATCCTCGGCCTCACCGGCGTCAGCTCCGGCACCCTCACCCTGGACGGGCAGCGGGTGCGGCCGGGCAAGGACTTCTACCGCCGCGTCCAGGGCGTCTTCCAGGACCCCTTCTCCTGCTACAACCCGGTCTTCCGCGCGGACCGCGTCTTCGACCTGGTCCGCCGCGCGTACCACCCGGGCGTCCGCGACGCGGAGTGGGCCGACCGCGTCGAGATGGCGGTACGCGATGTGCGCCTGGACCCCGCACAGGTCCTCGGCCGCTACCCGCACCAGCTCAGCGGCGGCCAGCTGCAACGGCTCCTCATCGCCCGCGCCCTCCTGCTCGATCTGAGCTTCCTGGTCGCCGACGAGATCACCAGCATGCTCGACGCCTCCACCCGCATCGACGTCCTCAACCTCCTGGCCGGGCTCAAGGAACGCGGCCTCGGCGTCCTCTACATCACGCACGACCTCGCGCTCGGCACGTACCTCGCGGAGAAGACGGTGGTGCTGCGCCGGGGCCGGGTGGTCGAACGCGGCGACACCCAGAAGGTGTTCGGCAGCCCTCTCCACCCGTACACCCGCACCCTGCTCGCCGCCGTGCCCCGCCTCAACCAGCCGTGGGACCCGCCGGAGCCGGTACGTTCGTGTGCCTTCCACGAGGGGGGTGGCGGCGCCACCACCGACCTGTACGAGACCGAGCCGGACCACTTCGTCGCCTGTGCCCAGCTCCCCGACTGCGGAAGGACCCCCGCGTGA
- a CDS encoding DinB family protein: MTDTDQFKRDLRLYLQDARDAFLWKLDGLSEYDVRRPLTPTGTNLLGLVKHVTGAEAFYLGTVFGRPVDAPGLWIAGDAEPNADLWATADESREEITGRYRRVWAHSDATVEAFGLDARGALPGEGGPELSLHRVLVHLVAETQRHAGHADVVRELIDGATGLRRGSEDMAPGDEAWWRGHRERVESAAREAGGRTAG; the protein is encoded by the coding sequence ATGACGGATACGGATCAGTTCAAGCGCGACCTGCGGCTCTATCTCCAGGACGCCCGCGACGCCTTCCTCTGGAAGCTCGACGGGCTGTCCGAGTACGACGTCCGGCGCCCCCTCACCCCCACCGGGACCAATCTGCTCGGGCTCGTCAAGCATGTGACCGGAGCCGAGGCGTTCTACCTCGGGACCGTCTTCGGGCGGCCCGTCGACGCGCCGGGCCTCTGGATCGCCGGGGACGCCGAGCCGAACGCCGATCTGTGGGCCACGGCCGACGAGTCCCGTGAGGAGATCACCGGGCGGTACCGCCGGGTGTGGGCGCACTCCGACGCGACCGTGGAGGCGTTCGGGCTGGACGCGAGGGGCGCCCTTCCCGGGGAGGGCGGGCCGGAGCTCTCGCTGCACCGCGTCCTCGTCCATCTCGTCGCCGAGACCCAGCGCCATGCCGGGCACGCCGACGTCGTCCGGGAGCTGATCGACGGGGCGACCGGGCTGCGGCGCGGGAGCGAGGACATGGCGCCCGGCGACGAGGCATGGTGGCGTGGCCACCGGGAAAGGGTGGAGAGCGCGGCCCGGGAAGCGGGCGGACGTACCGCAGGGTGA
- a CDS encoding ABC transporter ATP-binding protein, which translates to MTLTVTDLRVHYRTLRGEVRALDGVSFDLADGEILGLAGESGCGKSTLGKSLIRLDGRMRHAGGTVTLDGDDVPVADDRAMNAFRFHRISLVPQYSMSALNPTRRIGRMIRELLASRGASVDTAELHRRLDLVGLDHDVLDRYPIELSGGMKQRTVMVISTLLDPSVLIADEVTSALDVSTQRAVVGALTGLRDKGLVTSMIFVTHDLGLTSHIADSIMVMYAGKLAEKAPTKTLTTAPRHPYTKLLLGALPEVGARHADRPLTGIAGAPPSLLNPPAGCRFRDRCPVADERCAEEPPVTEIAPRHSVACWKA; encoded by the coding sequence ATGACCCTGACCGTGACCGACCTCCGGGTCCACTACCGCACCCTGCGCGGTGAGGTGAGGGCCCTGGACGGCGTCTCCTTCGACCTTGCCGACGGGGAGATCCTGGGCCTCGCCGGTGAGTCCGGGTGCGGCAAGAGCACGCTCGGCAAGTCGCTGATCCGCCTCGACGGCCGGATGCGGCACGCCGGCGGCACCGTCACGCTGGACGGCGACGACGTGCCCGTGGCCGACGACCGGGCGATGAACGCCTTCCGCTTCCACCGGATCTCGCTCGTCCCGCAGTACTCCATGAGCGCCCTCAACCCGACCCGCCGCATCGGCCGCATGATCCGCGAGCTGCTGGCGTCGCGCGGCGCGAGCGTGGACACCGCCGAACTGCACCGCAGGCTCGACCTGGTGGGCCTGGACCACGACGTCCTGGACCGCTACCCGATCGAGCTGTCCGGCGGGATGAAGCAGCGCACCGTCATGGTGATCTCCACCCTGCTCGACCCGTCCGTCCTCATCGCCGACGAGGTCACCTCCGCGCTCGACGTCTCCACCCAGCGCGCCGTCGTCGGCGCGCTCACCGGGCTGCGCGACAAGGGCCTGGTCACCAGCATGATCTTCGTGACCCACGACCTCGGGCTCACCTCGCACATCGCGGACTCGATCATGGTCATGTACGCGGGCAAGCTCGCCGAGAAGGCGCCCACGAAGACCCTGACGACCGCGCCCCGCCACCCGTACACCAAGCTCCTGCTCGGCGCGCTCCCCGAGGTCGGGGCCCGGCACGCCGACCGGCCCCTCACGGGCATCGCCGGAGCCCCGCCCTCGCTCCTGAACCCCCCGGCCGGCTGCCGCTTCCGCGACCGCTGCCCCGTCGCGGACGAGCGCTGCGCCGAGGAGCCCCCGGTGACCGAGATCGCCCCCCGCCACTCCGTCGCATGCTGGAAGGCCTGA
- a CDS encoding glycoside hydrolase family 2 protein translates to MTLRHLPLHDGWTLHPAGPVPSGLPTGGVPDGIPATVPGCVHTDLLAAGLIEDPYLDDNENRLGWIGRTDWTYRTTFDWTPDGHDHAALCFDGLDTVATILLNGTEIGRTANQHRSYRFPVRDLLSEGRNTLDVTFTAPYTYAEELRDRLGDRPGAYAEPYAFIRKMACNFGWDWGPTLVTSGIWRPVALEMWSGPRIASVKLLPDLDPEGVPFLTAEVEIEHDGLEAVSGSVGVVGAGSLFILSEDEHRVRVSLSVPQAEPWWPHSHGAQPLYEVEVRVGDHVRHLRTGFRSVTLEEGAFRISVNDQPVFVRGVNWIPEDCFPSRLTRQQLSDRLDQAVAAHVNLVRVWGGGLYESDDFYELCDEKGLLVWQDFPFACAAYPEEQPLWDEVAAEARENVTRLAPHPSLVLWCGNNENLEGHADWGWQKELGDRTWGHGYYHRLLPGIVAETDPTRPYWPGSPYSGSPDAHPQDPERGTIHIWDVWNRADYRAYADRVPRFVAEFGFQGPPAYATLRRAVSGPLAPGAPLLAHHQKAEDGDAKLLRGLGDHLPQPGPDFDDWHWLTQLNQARAVAFGIRHFRSHAPYCMGTIVWQLNDCWPVVSWSAVDGDGRRKPLWHALRAVYEDHLIAVRDGSVHLVNDTAAPWAGTLRLTRHALDGTVLAEEALPVTTAARATTSVPLPASLATPADPARELLVARLDDTRALHFHEEDTRLALPPARYGVTVTEEEGAPTPTYRVEVTAETFLRDLCLFPDRLHPDAEADTMLVTLLPGESTTIRVTGAVLEDPSALATRPVLRCVNDLIAT, encoded by the coding sequence GTGACCCTTCGCCACCTGCCCCTGCACGACGGCTGGACGCTCCACCCGGCCGGACCCGTGCCCTCCGGGCTCCCCACAGGAGGCGTTCCCGACGGCATCCCCGCCACCGTTCCCGGCTGCGTCCACACGGACCTGCTGGCCGCCGGGCTCATCGAGGATCCGTATCTGGACGACAACGAGAACCGGCTCGGCTGGATCGGCCGCACCGACTGGACCTACCGCACCACCTTCGACTGGACGCCGGACGGCCACGACCACGCCGCCCTGTGCTTCGACGGCCTCGACACGGTCGCGACGATCCTGCTCAACGGGACGGAGATCGGCCGGACGGCGAATCAGCACCGGTCGTACCGTTTTCCCGTGCGCGATCTTTTGAGCGAGGGTAGAAATACCCTCGACGTAACTTTCACCGCGCCGTATACCTACGCCGAGGAACTCCGCGACCGCCTCGGCGACCGCCCCGGCGCCTACGCGGAGCCGTACGCCTTCATCCGCAAGATGGCCTGCAACTTCGGCTGGGACTGGGGTCCGACGCTCGTCACGTCCGGCATCTGGCGTCCGGTCGCCCTGGAGATGTGGAGCGGTCCGCGCATCGCCTCCGTGAAGCTGCTGCCCGACCTGGACCCGGAGGGCGTGCCGTTCCTGACCGCCGAGGTGGAGATCGAGCACGACGGCCTGGAAGCGGTCTCGGGTTCGGTCGGCGTGGTCGGCGCGGGGTCCCTCTTCATCCTCTCCGAGGACGAGCACCGCGTGCGGGTCAGTCTCTCCGTTCCGCAGGCCGAGCCCTGGTGGCCGCACAGCCACGGCGCACAGCCGCTGTACGAGGTGGAGGTCCGCGTCGGTGACCACGTCCGCCACCTCCGCACGGGGTTCCGGTCCGTCACGCTCGAAGAGGGGGCGTTCCGGATCTCCGTGAACGACCAGCCGGTCTTCGTGCGCGGGGTGAACTGGATTCCCGAGGACTGTTTCCCGTCCCGCCTGACCCGGCAGCAGCTCTCCGACCGCCTCGACCAGGCCGTCGCCGCCCACGTCAACCTGGTCCGGGTGTGGGGCGGCGGGCTCTACGAGAGCGACGACTTCTACGAACTGTGCGACGAGAAGGGGCTCCTGGTCTGGCAGGACTTCCCGTTCGCCTGCGCCGCGTACCCGGAGGAGCAGCCGCTGTGGGACGAGGTGGCGGCCGAGGCGCGCGAGAACGTCACCCGTCTGGCCCCGCACCCTTCCCTCGTCCTGTGGTGCGGAAACAACGAGAACCTGGAGGGCCACGCCGACTGGGGCTGGCAGAAGGAGCTCGGCGACCGCACCTGGGGCCACGGCTACTACCACCGGCTGCTGCCCGGGATCGTCGCCGAGACCGACCCGACGCGCCCGTACTGGCCGGGATCGCCGTACTCCGGCAGCCCCGACGCCCACCCCCAGGACCCGGAGCGCGGCACGATCCACATCTGGGACGTGTGGAACCGCGCCGACTACCGCGCGTACGCCGACCGGGTGCCGCGCTTCGTCGCGGAGTTCGGCTTCCAGGGGCCGCCCGCGTACGCCACACTCCGCCGCGCGGTCAGCGGCCCGCTCGCCCCCGGCGCCCCGCTCCTGGCCCACCACCAGAAGGCCGAGGACGGCGACGCGAAGCTGCTGCGCGGCCTGGGCGACCATCTGCCGCAGCCGGGCCCGGACTTCGACGACTGGCACTGGCTCACCCAGCTCAACCAGGCCCGCGCCGTCGCGTTCGGCATCCGCCACTTCCGCTCCCACGCCCCGTACTGCATGGGCACGATCGTCTGGCAGCTCAACGACTGCTGGCCGGTCGTCTCCTGGTCGGCGGTCGACGGCGACGGCCGCCGCAAGCCCCTCTGGCACGCGCTGCGTGCGGTGTACGAGGACCACCTGATCGCCGTCCGCGACGGCTCCGTCCATCTGGTCAACGACACGGCGGCCCCCTGGGCGGGCACCCTGCGCCTGACCCGGCACGCCCTGGACGGCACGGTCCTGGCCGAGGAGGCCCTGCCGGTGACCACGGCCGCCCGCGCCACGACAAGCGTCCCGCTGCCCGCCTCGCTCGCGACGCCGGCCGACCCGGCCCGCGAACTCCTCGTCGCCCGCCTGGACGACACCAGGGCCCTGCACTTCCACGAGGAGGACACGCGACTCGCCCTGCCGCCTGCGCGCTACGGGGTGACGGTGACCGAGGAGGAGGGCGCCCCGACCCCCACGTACCGCGTCGAGGTGACGGCGGAGACCTTTCTCCGGGACCTCTGCCTCTTCCCCGACCGCCTCCACCCGGACGCCGAGGCCGACACCATGCTTGTCACGCTCCTCCCGGGCGAGAGCACCACGATCCGGGTCACGGGCGCGGTGCTGGAGGACCCGTCCGCGCTGGCGACTCGCCCGGTGCTGCGGTGCGTGAACGACCTGATCGCAACCTAA
- a CDS encoding LacI family DNA-binding transcriptional regulator, with amino-acid sequence MPKHRPTIADIAARAGVSKVAVSYALNDRPGVSPATRSAIKAIAQEIGWRPNSAARALTRARADAVGLALCRPARLLGVEPFFMELISGIESELSPRGCALLLQVVTDPAQELEVYRRWWGEGRVDGVFLTDLRGSDPRIDGVAGLGLPAVAIGHPSASGPLPAVWSDDAAAVRDTFAYLAALGHRSVARVAGMPELNHTALRDRAQREVCAELGLGEPVVVHTGYSGEDGAHATRRLVSSPGRPTAIVYDNDIMAVAGLSVAQEMGLDVPGDLSLVAWDDSQLSRVVRPPLTALSRDIPAYGALAARTLLSLVTDGGAEGCEDKAARLVPRGSTGAPNKAP; translated from the coding sequence ATGCCCAAGCACCGCCCCACGATCGCCGACATCGCGGCCCGCGCCGGGGTGTCCAAGGTCGCCGTGTCCTACGCGCTGAACGACCGGCCGGGCGTCTCCCCCGCGACCCGGTCCGCCATCAAGGCCATCGCGCAGGAGATCGGCTGGCGCCCCAACAGCGCGGCCCGCGCCCTCACCCGGGCCAGGGCCGACGCGGTGGGCCTCGCGCTGTGCCGGCCCGCCCGGCTGCTTGGCGTCGAGCCGTTCTTCATGGAACTGATCAGCGGCATCGAGTCCGAGCTCTCGCCGCGCGGCTGCGCCCTGCTGCTCCAGGTCGTCACGGACCCGGCCCAGGAGCTGGAGGTCTACCGCCGCTGGTGGGGCGAGGGCCGGGTGGACGGTGTCTTCCTCACCGACCTGCGCGGCTCCGACCCGCGCATCGACGGCGTCGCCGGGCTCGGCCTGCCCGCCGTGGCGATCGGCCACCCCTCCGCGTCCGGTCCGCTGCCCGCCGTGTGGTCCGACGACGCGGCGGCGGTCCGCGACACCTTCGCGTATCTCGCCGCCCTCGGCCACCGCTCGGTCGCCCGGGTCGCCGGGATGCCGGAGCTGAACCACACCGCCCTGCGCGACCGGGCCCAGCGCGAGGTCTGCGCCGAACTGGGCCTCGGCGAGCCGGTCGTCGTGCACACGGGCTACTCCGGCGAGGACGGGGCGCACGCCACGCGCCGCCTGGTCAGCTCGCCCGGGCGCCCCACCGCGATCGTGTACGACAACGACATCATGGCCGTCGCCGGGCTCTCGGTCGCCCAGGAGATGGGCCTCGACGTGCCGGGCGACCTCTCGCTCGTCGCCTGGGACGACTCCCAGCTCTCCCGGGTCGTCCGCCCCCCGCTGACCGCGCTGAGCCGCGACATCCCGGCGTACGGGGCGCTCGCGGCCCGGACCCTGCTGTCCCTGGTCACGGACGGTGGGGCGGAGGGGTGCGAGGACAAGGCGGCCCGGCTGGTGCCACGAGGGTCCACAGGTGCGCCGAACAAAGCCCCCTAA